A section of the Salinigranum marinum genome encodes:
- a CDS encoding RidA family protein gives MRRTIDATENADVLGPYSHGATDGRVLFTAGQIPITPAGDVLADEPIEVQTEQSLANVERILAEETLGMDDVLKTTVYMTDIDEFDGMNAAYRSFFDAAPPARTAIEVQRIADGAAIEIEAVATHR, from the coding sequence GTGAGACGAACGATCGACGCGACGGAGAACGCGGACGTCCTCGGCCCCTACAGCCACGGGGCGACGGACGGACGGGTCCTGTTCACCGCCGGACAGATCCCGATCACGCCGGCGGGCGACGTCCTCGCCGACGAACCCATCGAGGTGCAGACGGAACAGTCGCTGGCGAACGTCGAGCGGATCCTCGCCGAGGAGACCCTCGGGATGGACGACGTCCTCAAGACGACGGTGTACATGACCGATATCGACGAGTTCGACGGCATGAACGCGGCGTACCGCTCCTTTTTCGACGCGGCTCCCCCGGCGCGAACGGCGATCGAAGTGCAGCGGATCGCCGACGGGGCCGCCATCGAGATCGAAGCCGTCGCCACACACAGGTAG
- a CDS encoding ABC transporter permease, with translation MAGLLAGLANATVNASTVLILAGLGELISERAGVLNLGVEGIMLVGALSGFVTTVVTGSYWLGLGVAIIAGGLLSLVHAFLCISLNSDQAVSGIMLTLLGTGLTTYFGNSYSGNSISGFPERTIPFVGEVLVGIPIVGPALFQSTVTDYAALLLVPCVWLFLYRTNLGLELVSVGEDPETADTMGVDVYRMRYLAVIVGGAFAGAAGAHLSLAFNQIWSAGMTAGRGWIAVALVIFARWRPERILLGAYLFGLFNALQLYSQALDLTLAAGTPFASLFNPVIDFVMNPTIMSTYPYLATLLVLVVTVVRAENRELAQPSALVESYSRESD, from the coding sequence ATGGCCGGCCTCCTCGCGGGGCTGGCGAACGCGACGGTCAACGCGAGCACCGTGCTCATCCTCGCCGGATTGGGCGAACTCATCAGCGAGCGGGCCGGGGTGCTCAACCTGGGTGTCGAGGGGATCATGCTCGTCGGCGCGCTGTCGGGTTTCGTCACCACCGTCGTGACCGGCAGCTACTGGCTCGGGTTGGGCGTCGCCATCATCGCCGGCGGGCTGCTGTCGCTCGTCCACGCCTTCCTCTGTATCTCGCTCAACTCCGACCAGGCCGTCAGCGGGATCATGCTGACGCTCCTCGGGACGGGGCTGACGACGTACTTCGGAAACAGCTACTCCGGCAACTCCATCTCGGGCTTCCCCGAGCGCACCATCCCGTTCGTCGGCGAGGTTCTCGTGGGGATCCCGATCGTCGGGCCGGCGCTCTTTCAGAGCACCGTGACCGACTACGCCGCGCTACTGCTCGTGCCGTGCGTCTGGCTGTTCCTCTACCGGACGAACCTCGGGTTGGAACTCGTCTCCGTGGGCGAGGACCCCGAGACGGCGGACACGATGGGCGTCGACGTCTACCGCATGCGCTACCTGGCCGTGATCGTCGGTGGGGCGTTCGCCGGCGCGGCGGGGGCACACCTCTCGTTGGCGTTCAACCAGATCTGGTCGGCGGGGATGACCGCCGGCCGCGGGTGGATCGCGGTCGCGCTCGTCATCTTCGCGCGGTGGCGGCCCGAGCGCATCCTCCTCGGGGCGTACCTGTTCGGCCTGTTCAACGCGCTGCAGCTGTACTCGCAGGCGCTCGATCTGACCCTCGCGGCGGGGACGCCCTTTGCGTCGCTTTTCAACCCCGTCATCGACTTCGTCATGAACCCGACGATCATGTCGACGTACCCCTACCTGGCGACCCTGCTCGTGTTAGTCGTCACCGTCGTACGCGCGGAGAACCGCGAACTCGCACAGCCGTCGGCGCTGGTGGAGTCGTACAGCCGCGAGTCCGACTGA
- the pucL gene encoding factor-independent urate hydroxylase — protein sequence MVDDAADTGQRTMNYGKEHVAVYRTYGTPLEGVRTIPESTFDGRDNVLFGLEARIQVEGEAFLPSFSEGDNSMVVATDSMKNFVLHHAGEYDGATLEGFLHFVGARLLETYEQMEAVRLSADELPFEERPVPTGDGFEASDLVFRVSHNEAGFGDVSLVRSDDGPVVDDHESGVTEIELVKVKDNSFTGYVQDEYTTLPERENRTLYVALDVFWTYAEASDALGEDPERYVPAEQVRDIAQTVFHEHDVNSIQDLIYRIGLRVLERFPQLESVRFEANNRTWIKERDDLAGDGKVLREPPRPTGFQQFSMDRSDLDGEDET from the coding sequence ATGGTCGACGACGCGGCCGACACCGGCCAGCGCACGATGAACTACGGCAAGGAGCACGTCGCCGTCTACCGCACGTACGGGACCCCGCTCGAAGGGGTGCGGACGATCCCCGAGTCGACGTTCGACGGCCGCGACAACGTGCTCTTCGGATTGGAGGCGCGGATCCAGGTCGAGGGTGAGGCGTTCCTCCCCTCGTTCAGCGAGGGCGACAACAGCATGGTCGTCGCGACGGACTCGATGAAGAACTTCGTGCTCCACCACGCCGGGGAGTACGACGGCGCGACCCTCGAGGGCTTCCTCCACTTCGTGGGAGCGCGGCTGTTGGAGACGTACGAACAGATGGAGGCCGTGCGGCTGTCGGCGGACGAACTCCCCTTCGAGGAGCGACCAGTCCCCACGGGCGACGGCTTCGAGGCGAGCGACCTCGTCTTCCGGGTGTCGCACAACGAGGCGGGGTTCGGCGACGTCTCGCTCGTCCGGAGCGACGACGGGCCGGTCGTCGACGACCACGAGAGCGGCGTCACGGAGATCGAACTGGTGAAAGTGAAGGACAACTCCTTCACCGGCTACGTTCAAGACGAGTACACGACCCTGCCCGAGCGGGAGAACCGCACGCTCTACGTCGCGCTCGACGTCTTCTGGACGTACGCCGAGGCGTCCGACGCGCTCGGCGAGGACCCCGAACGCTACGTCCCGGCCGAGCAGGTGCGAGATATCGCCCAGACCGTCTTCCACGAACACGACGTGAACTCGATCCAGGACCTGATCTACCGGATCGGCCTGCGGGTGCTCGAACGGTTCCCTCAACTCGAAAGCGTCCGCTTCGAGGCGAACAACCGCACGTGGATCAAAGAACGGGACGACCTCGCGGGTGACGGGAAGGTGCTCCGGGAGCCCCCACGGCCCACCGGCTTCCAGCAGTTCTCGATGGACCGCAGCGATCTGGATGGGGAGGACGAGACATGA
- the uraH gene encoding hydroxyisourate hydrolase yields MSAGLTTHVLDTSREGPAEGVAVTLDRVDDSGGTEPIASGTTNDDGRLDEPLLTGSELEPGTYELTFDVGPYYEKTGTASTFLETVPVRFVVSEPDEHYHVPLLLSPGGYTTYRGS; encoded by the coding sequence ATGAGCGCGGGGCTGACGACACACGTCCTCGACACGAGCCGGGAGGGGCCCGCCGAGGGCGTCGCGGTGACACTCGACAGGGTAGACGACTCCGGGGGGACAGAGCCGATCGCCAGCGGGACGACGAACGACGACGGGCGTCTCGACGAGCCGCTCCTGACCGGGTCGGAGCTGGAGCCGGGAACGTACGAGCTGACGTTCGACGTCGGTCCCTACTACGAGAAGACCGGCACGGCGTCGACGTTCTTGGAGACGGTCCCGGTGCGGTTCGTCGTCTCGGAGCCCGACGAGCACTACCACGTCCCCCTGTTGCTCTCCCCCGGCGGCTACACGACGTACCGCGGGAGCTGA
- a CDS encoding BMP family ABC transporter substrate-binding protein produces MTRETLTRRNALKTTAGLAGALGLAGCSGGSGESGGSTSDGTETSGGSTSSGTDSSGSGGSSGGDGVRAAFIYQAEVGDVGWDRAHEDARQAVTDRFDWLETEFSEAVAPGDVQRVMEQYIASGMDVIFGTTFGYMDPMASMAPDHPDTVFEHCSGFQTMENMGRYYGRLYQARYLCGVAAGLLTETNQLGYVAAFPIPELVRQINAFVQGARTVNPDVTADVRWTNAWVDPPAVTQAVNALTSDGADVINNHQTTTAATQTAAENEAWAFTYTTSMAEAGGDWYGSSALFNWEEFYAPTLQAINDGSWSSDAYWEGLDAGVVGVDDFGPQVPDSVVSEVESYQEELVAGDRTVWQGTQFEGESDSFLFGEMQSYVEGINGEVPSS; encoded by the coding sequence ATGACGAGAGAGACACTCACGCGACGGAACGCACTGAAGACCACAGCCGGACTCGCCGGGGCCCTCGGGCTCGCCGGCTGTTCCGGGGGCTCCGGCGAGTCCGGCGGCTCCACGTCGGACGGGACCGAGACGTCCGGCGGCTCCACGTCGAGCGGGACTGACTCGTCCGGCAGTGGCGGGTCGTCCGGCGGCGACGGCGTGCGGGCGGCGTTCATCTACCAGGCCGAGGTCGGCGACGTCGGCTGGGATCGCGCCCACGAGGACGCGCGCCAGGCCGTCACCGACCGCTTCGACTGGCTCGAGACGGAGTTCTCGGAGGCGGTCGCCCCCGGCGACGTCCAGCGGGTCATGGAGCAGTACATCGCCAGCGGGATGGACGTCATCTTCGGGACGACGTTCGGGTACATGGACCCGATGGCGAGCATGGCTCCCGACCACCCCGACACCGTCTTCGAGCACTGTTCGGGCTTTCAGACGATGGAGAACATGGGCCGGTACTACGGCCGGCTCTACCAGGCGCGGTACCTGTGCGGGGTCGCCGCGGGCCTCCTGACCGAGACGAACCAGCTGGGGTACGTCGCGGCGTTCCCCATCCCCGAACTCGTCCGGCAGATCAACGCGTTCGTCCAGGGCGCGCGGACCGTCAACCCCGACGTGACCGCGGACGTCAGGTGGACGAACGCGTGGGTGGACCCGCCGGCCGTAACGCAGGCGGTCAACGCCCTCACGAGCGACGGGGCCGACGTGATCAACAACCACCAGACGACGACCGCGGCGACCCAGACCGCCGCGGAGAACGAGGCCTGGGCGTTCACCTACACCACCTCGATGGCCGAGGCCGGCGGCGACTGGTACGGCAGTTCGGCGCTGTTCAACTGGGAGGAGTTCTACGCGCCGACGCTGCAGGCCATCAACGACGGCAGTTGGAGCTCCGACGCGTACTGGGAGGGGCTGGACGCCGGCGTCGTCGGCGTCGACGACTTCGGTCCGCAGGTCCCCGACAGCGTCGTGAGCGAGGTCGAGTCGTACCAAGAAGAACTCGTCGCCGGCGACCGGACGGTCTGGCAGGGGACGCAGTTCGAGGGCGAGTCCGACTCGTTCCTCTTCGGCGAGATGCAGAGCTACGTCGAGGGCATCAACGGCGAGGTACCCAGCTCCTGA
- a CDS encoding amidohydrolase family protein: MTDLLVTNGRVVTQNAAREVIDDGAVAVAGDEIQAVGPAEELAADADRVVDAEGGAVIPGLVNPHTHVSDILLRGSFAEDRGLLDWLYNVKRPGTLAMTVDEHALAATLYCIEAIRAGVTTFVENDTEVVWDDWSTIEAKLDVYDRSGIRNVYGAGMVDRGADPEFQELVRDIQAREPGVDHPPLELFVEETDTVVDEVASLIETHHVPDGRQSVWPAPVVVPTTTNRCFREAYALAEEYDVMTTAHVAEAEAEERRDISSIEYLRNVGYLGERALLGHCVQIDAGDVRLLAKTGTAVAHNFMANMRLATGFAPVVAMHDAGVTVGLGTDNSILSDTVNPLSDARAMAGGHKGFHRDPGVVPAQTAFDMLTIDAAAAIGHADSLGSLEAGKQADLVVVDLDHPHLTPCSDPVFTLVHAAQGFEVDTVICAGEVVMAERELRSFDADVGDVLSRASTAAADLVDRTGFE, translated from the coding sequence ATGACGGACCTCCTCGTGACCAACGGCCGGGTCGTCACCCAGAACGCCGCCCGCGAGGTGATCGACGACGGGGCCGTCGCCGTCGCGGGCGACGAGATCCAGGCGGTGGGGCCGGCCGAGGAACTCGCGGCCGACGCCGACCGGGTCGTCGACGCTGAGGGCGGGGCGGTGATCCCGGGGCTGGTGAACCCCCACACGCACGTCTCGGACATCCTCCTTCGGGGGTCGTTCGCCGAGGACCGCGGCCTCTTAGACTGGCTCTACAACGTCAAACGCCCCGGGACGCTGGCGATGACGGTCGACGAGCACGCGCTCGCGGCGACGCTGTACTGCATCGAGGCGATCCGGGCGGGCGTGACGACGTTCGTCGAGAACGACACGGAGGTCGTCTGGGACGACTGGTCGACGATCGAGGCCAAACTCGACGTGTACGACCGGTCGGGGATCCGGAACGTCTACGGCGCTGGCATGGTCGACCGCGGTGCGGACCCGGAGTTTCAGGAACTCGTCAGGGACATCCAGGCGCGGGAACCGGGCGTCGACCACCCGCCGCTCGAACTGTTCGTCGAGGAGACCGACACCGTCGTCGACGAGGTTGCGTCGCTGATCGAGACGCACCACGTGCCCGACGGCCGACAGTCGGTCTGGCCCGCCCCGGTCGTCGTCCCGACCACCACGAACCGGTGTTTCAGGGAGGCGTACGCGCTCGCCGAGGAGTACGACGTGATGACGACCGCCCACGTCGCCGAGGCCGAAGCCGAGGAACGCCGCGACATCTCCAGCATCGAGTACCTGCGCAACGTGGGCTACCTCGGCGAGCGCGCCCTCCTGGGTCACTGCGTCCAGATCGACGCCGGTGACGTACGACTCCTAGCGAAGACCGGCACGGCCGTCGCGCACAACTTCATGGCGAACATGCGGCTGGCGACCGGCTTCGCGCCGGTCGTCGCGATGCACGACGCGGGCGTCACCGTCGGGCTCGGCACGGATAACTCGATCCTGAGCGACACGGTCAACCCGCTGAGCGACGCCCGGGCGATGGCCGGCGGCCACAAGGGGTTCCACCGCGACCCCGGAGTCGTCCCCGCCCAGACGGCGTTCGACATGCTCACCATCGACGCCGCGGCGGCGATCGGCCACGCCGACAGCCTCGGGTCGCTGGAGGCGGGCAAGCAGGCAGACCTCGTCGTCGTCGATCTGGACCACCCGCATCTGACCCCCTGCTCGGACCCGGTGTTCACGCTCGTCCACGCCGCCCAGGGGTTCGAGGTCGATACCGTGATCTGCGCCGGCGAGGTCGTCATGGCCGAGCGCGAACTCCGGTCGTTCGACGCGGACGTCGGAGACGTGCTCTCGCGGGCGTCGACGGCGGCGGCTGATCTCGTCGACCGAACCGGCTTCGAGTAG
- a CDS encoding aromatic ring-hydroxylating oxygenase subunit alpha — MSGPHTRDEQEATERIIERTGSALESGRYPLAITNNPALYRLELRRIFGRAWVYLGHVSEFGEPGDYARRYIGEDPFILTRDERGELHAFLDSCMHRGAQFCTAENGNTSHFRCPYHGWTYRNDGTLQGMPHMKEAYQDLDEEEITLEEACLETYQGLIFGRIAEEGPSLEAYLGDFTWYLDVLFGTTERGMTVVGEPHRWESDHDWKTSADNFSGDSYHVLTTHQAGLETETLAKGPWEELTDFPAASYLACTDRHSMGYYLSEEPGTFMGYPDGIGECLHPDLSAAQRELFSRSVFHFGTVFPNMSIIHGIQSGGWGGPWACIRKWNPRGPGTTETTSWWLVPREFADDDSFLADSHRGWESLSPGGAFESDDLTIWEGISDSSGAVTHELRDTRGNMQQGLGAMTDEVETVDDPLHGPAEVTTKGLYFDERNSRTILRSWYELMREGATGDPDAEPTTEGEA; from the coding sequence ATGAGCGGGCCGCATACGCGTGACGAACAGGAAGCGACAGAGCGAATTATCGAACGAACGGGGAGCGCGCTCGAATCCGGCCGGTATCCGCTGGCCATCACGAACAACCCGGCGCTGTACCGCCTGGAGCTGCGGCGGATCTTCGGGCGGGCGTGGGTGTATCTCGGGCACGTCTCGGAGTTCGGGGAGCCGGGCGACTACGCCCGCCGGTACATCGGCGAGGACCCGTTCATCCTGACGCGGGACGAACGGGGGGAACTACACGCCTTTCTCGACAGCTGTATGCACCGCGGCGCGCAGTTCTGTACCGCCGAGAACGGCAACACCTCGCACTTCCGGTGTCCGTATCACGGGTGGACGTACAGGAACGACGGGACACTCCAGGGGATGCCCCATATGAAGGAGGCGTATCAGGACCTCGACGAGGAGGAGATCACGCTCGAGGAGGCGTGTCTGGAGACGTATCAGGGGCTGATCTTCGGTCGGATCGCCGAGGAGGGCCCGTCGCTGGAGGCGTACCTCGGCGACTTCACCTGGTATCTCGACGTGCTGTTCGGCACGACCGAGAGAGGCATGACGGTCGTCGGCGAACCCCACCGCTGGGAGTCCGACCACGACTGGAAGACGTCGGCGGACAACTTCTCCGGCGACTCGTACCACGTCCTCACGACCCACCAGGCGGGGCTCGAAACTGAAACCCTCGCCAAGGGACCGTGGGAGGAACTCACCGACTTCCCGGCGGCGTCGTATCTCGCCTGCACCGACCGCCACTCGATGGGCTACTACCTCTCCGAGGAACCGGGGACGTTCATGGGCTATCCCGACGGGATCGGCGAGTGTCTGCACCCCGACCTCTCGGCGGCACAGCGGGAGCTGTTCAGTCGCTCCGTGTTCCACTTCGGGACGGTCTTTCCCAACATGTCGATCATCCACGGCATCCAGTCGGGCGGCTGGGGCGGGCCGTGGGCCTGTATCCGGAAGTGGAACCCGCGCGGCCCGGGGACGACCGAGACCACGAGCTGGTGGCTCGTCCCGCGGGAGTTCGCCGACGACGACTCTTTCCTCGCCGACTCTCACCGCGGCTGGGAGAGCCTCAGCCCCGGTGGCGCGTTCGAGTCCGACGACCTCACCATCTGGGAGGGGATCTCCGACAGCAGCGGCGCGGTCACGCACGAACTGCGCGACACACGAGGCAACATGCAACAGGGGCTGGGCGCGATGACCGACGAGGTGGAGACTGTCGACGACCCCCTCCACGGCCCCGCCGAGGTGACCACGAAGGGGTTGTACTTCGACGAGCGCAACTCCCGAACGATCCTGCGGTCGTGGTACGAGCTGATGCGCGAGGGGGCGACGGGCGAC
- a CDS encoding 5'-deoxyadenosine deaminase: MLLTGTVVADAETVIEEGAVVVEGSRIEAVGPRADLADRYGDRETHSYDLLLPGFVGGHVHSVQSLGRGIADDTELLDWLFDYVLPMEASLSAEEMAVAAKLGYLELIENGTTCCIDHLSVAHAEEAFEAAGEMGIRGVLGKVLMDRRSPDALREDTEAALAESERLIQRYHGAFDDRLRYAVTPRFAVSCSESCLRGARELTDRYDGVRIHTHASENRGEIETVESDTGLRNVHWLDEVGLTGEDVVLAHCVWTDESEREVLAETGTHVTHCPSSNMKLASGVAPVVDYLDRGINVALGNDGAPCNNTLDPLTEMRQASLLGKVDRLEPTAVPARTVFEMGTLNGAKAAGFERVGALREGWRADVIGLSTDQTRSVPIHDVFSHLVFAARGDDVRFTMVDGDVLMREGEVTVVDAEEIRRRGREVALGMELDEEREAARQQKP; the protein is encoded by the coding sequence ATGCTGCTCACAGGGACGGTCGTCGCGGACGCGGAGACGGTGATCGAAGAGGGGGCCGTCGTGGTCGAGGGGTCACGCATCGAGGCCGTCGGCCCGCGGGCCGACCTCGCCGACCGCTACGGCGACCGCGAGACACACTCGTACGACCTCCTGCTCCCGGGGTTCGTGGGCGGGCACGTCCACTCGGTCCAGAGCCTCGGCCGCGGTATCGCCGACGACACCGAACTCCTCGATTGGCTGTTCGACTACGTGCTCCCGATGGAGGCGTCGCTCTCCGCGGAGGAGATGGCAGTCGCCGCGAAACTCGGCTACCTCGAACTGATCGAGAACGGGACCACGTGCTGCATCGACCACCTCTCGGTCGCTCACGCCGAGGAGGCGTTCGAGGCCGCCGGAGAGATGGGAATCCGCGGCGTGCTCGGGAAGGTGCTGATGGACCGGCGGTCACCGGACGCGCTCCGTGAGGACACCGAGGCGGCGCTCGCCGAGTCCGAACGGCTCATCCAGCGCTACCACGGCGCGTTCGACGACCGGCTCCGCTACGCCGTCACCCCGCGGTTCGCGGTCTCCTGCTCGGAGAGCTGTCTCCGAGGCGCGCGCGAGCTCACGGACAGATACGACGGCGTCCGGATCCACACCCACGCCAGCGAGAACCGCGGCGAGATCGAGACGGTCGAATCAGACACCGGCCTGCGGAACGTCCACTGGCTCGACGAGGTCGGCCTCACGGGCGAGGACGTCGTGTTAGCACACTGCGTGTGGACCGACGAGAGCGAGCGAGAAGTGCTCGCCGAGACGGGCACGCACGTCACCCACTGCCCGTCGTCGAACATGAAGCTCGCGAGCGGCGTCGCACCGGTCGTCGACTACCTCGACCGCGGGATCAACGTCGCGCTGGGCAACGACGGCGCGCCGTGTAACAACACGCTCGACCCGCTGACGGAGATGCGTCAGGCGAGCCTCCTCGGGAAGGTCGACCGCCTGGAGCCGACCGCCGTCCCGGCCCGGACCGTCTTCGAGATGGGGACGCTGAACGGCGCGAAGGCCGCCGGGTTCGAGCGCGTCGGCGCGCTCCGCGAGGGCTGGCGGGCGGACGTCATCGGCCTGAGCACAGACCAGACCCGGTCGGTCCCGATCCACGATGTCTTCTCGCATCTCGTCTTCGCCGCCCGCGGCGACGACGTGCGGTTCACCATGGTCGACGGAGACGTCCTCATGCGCGAGGGGGAGGTGACGGTCGTCGACGCCGAAGAGATCCGCCGGCGGGGCAGAGAAGTCGCCCTCGGGATGGAGCTCGACGAGGAGCGGGAGGCGGCACGGCAGCAGAAACCCTGA
- a CDS encoding ABC transporter ATP-binding protein: MSKDDFVRLEHVTKTFPGVVANDDVSMSVRKGEIHGLLGENGAGKSTLMKVLYGLYSADSGEIYVDGERVEMASPQDAIDAGIGMVHQHFKLIPRLSVSKNIVLGMREPSGPFREDATADGLLGSVASNPLVRGLAARFTLGLDAPEAKIQSLADEYGFDIDVGAPVWELDVGERQRVEILKALYRDVDLLILDEPTAVLTPTEAERLFDTLRRLAKRGLSIIIITHKLKEVESVTDRVTVLRDGERVGTVETADVSRDGLARMMVGREVLFDVDKAAVTAGESVLEASNLHADDQRGIEALSGVDLTIHEGEIVGVAGVSGNGQMELAETLVGVREATAGSISVGGEELTGAPPRAFIDAGVSFVPEDRHRTGCAETLSVMHNAVLKRYKSTEFGEGIRLDYESTAAYAETLVEEFDVRGVDDVSAARAGELSGGNLQKLILAREMDRDPDLLVASQPTRGVDVGAIEFIRKRLIEQRDRGTGVLLLSEDLDEIMDLSDRILVIYEGEFVHETTPEAADRRRLGLEMNGGEGGSQPTPNAKVAADGGGDGS, encoded by the coding sequence ATGAGTAAGGACGATTTCGTCCGGTTGGAACACGTCACGAAGACCTTTCCCGGGGTAGTCGCGAACGACGACGTCTCGATGTCGGTCCGGAAGGGGGAGATCCACGGGCTGCTCGGGGAGAACGGGGCCGGCAAGAGCACGCTGATGAAGGTCCTCTACGGGCTGTACTCGGCCGACAGCGGCGAGATTTACGTCGACGGCGAGCGCGTCGAGATGGCCTCACCGCAGGACGCGATCGACGCCGGTATCGGGATGGTCCACCAGCACTTCAAGCTCATCCCGCGGCTGTCGGTCTCGAAGAACATCGTCCTCGGCATGCGCGAGCCCAGCGGGCCGTTCAGGGAGGACGCGACGGCCGACGGACTGCTCGGGTCGGTCGCCTCGAACCCGCTGGTGCGGGGGCTCGCCGCTCGGTTCACGCTCGGGCTCGACGCGCCCGAAGCGAAGATCCAGTCGCTCGCCGACGAGTACGGCTTCGACATCGACGTGGGCGCGCCGGTGTGGGAACTCGACGTCGGCGAGCGCCAGCGCGTGGAGATCCTCAAGGCGCTGTACCGCGACGTCGACCTGCTGATCCTCGACGAGCCGACGGCCGTCCTCACGCCGACCGAAGCGGAACGGCTCTTCGACACGCTCCGGCGGCTGGCGAAACGCGGGCTGTCGATCATCATCATCACGCACAAGCTCAAGGAGGTCGAGTCGGTCACCGACCGCGTGACCGTCCTGCGGGACGGCGAGCGGGTCGGGACGGTCGAGACAGCCGACGTCTCCCGCGACGGCCTCGCCCGGATGATGGTCGGGCGGGAGGTGCTGTTCGACGTCGACAAGGCGGCCGTGACGGCCGGCGAGTCGGTGCTCGAAGCGTCGAACCTGCACGCCGACGACCAGCGCGGGATCGAGGCGCTCTCGGGGGTCGACCTGACGATCCACGAGGGGGAGATCGTCGGCGTCGCGGGCGTCAGCGGGAACGGACAGATGGAGCTGGCGGAGACGCTGGTCGGCGTCCGCGAGGCCACGGCCGGATCGATCAGCGTCGGCGGCGAGGAGCTGACGGGGGCCCCGCCGCGCGCGTTCATCGACGCCGGCGTGTCGTTCGTCCCCGAGGACCGACACCGGACCGGCTGTGCGGAGACGCTCTCGGTCATGCACAACGCGGTGTTGAAGCGGTACAAGAGCACGGAGTTTGGCGAGGGCATCCGCCTCGACTACGAGTCGACGGCCGCGTACGCCGAGACGCTCGTCGAGGAGTTCGACGTCCGCGGGGTCGACGACGTCTCGGCGGCCCGGGCCGGCGAACTGTCCGGCGGGAACCTGCAGAAGCTGATCCTCGCACGGGAGATGGACCGCGACCCCGATCTGCTCGTCGCCAGCCAACCGACGCGCGGGGTCGACGTCGGCGCGATCGAGTTCATCCGGAAACGCCTCATCGAGCAACGCGACCGGGGGACGGGCGTGTTGCTCCTCTCGGAGGACTTAGACGAGATCATGGACCTCAGCGACCGCATCCTGGTCATCTACGAGGGTGAGTTCGTCCACGAGACGACGCCGGAGGCGGCCGACCGTCGCCGCCTCGGCCTGGAGATGAACGGCGGCGAAGGCGGGAGCCAGCCGACGCCGAACGCGAAAGTCGCGGCCGACGGCGGCGGGGACGGGTCGTGA
- a CDS encoding ABC transporter permease, with amino-acid sequence MQVDVELTAREEVPRWMVYGTPVFTVLAALAVSAVALVALDVSPLAAYEVMFVQTVTTEFGLTETVAKAVPLIFAGLAVYLPLKAQLWNIGAEGQLFMGAVVGTWIGLNVSLPMIGLLPLMFVGAGAAGALWIAVPAWLRARWGINEIITTLLFTFVAADIKNYVVRGPMQAPGANFPQTAQLPVAGQLPTVPGVGLPVGVLLAVVFVALTYLLVNHTRLGFEITFIGANDEAAEQAGMSTSKIYLFVLMVGGAFAGFAGISEISGVQTRLRAFFAPGYGFTAIPIALLGRNGAFQVLLAALFFAVIFVGGSSVQTLMSVPAAIVDVIQALIILFLITAEFFKRYSVALSVGRKPGPEPQAAARAEPEGEL; translated from the coding sequence ATGCAGGTCGACGTCGAACTCACGGCCCGCGAGGAGGTCCCGCGGTGGATGGTGTACGGGACGCCCGTGTTCACCGTGTTGGCGGCCCTCGCGGTGAGTGCCGTGGCGCTGGTCGCGCTGGACGTGAGCCCGCTCGCCGCCTACGAGGTCATGTTCGTCCAGACGGTCACGACGGAGTTCGGTCTCACCGAGACGGTGGCCAAGGCCGTCCCGCTGATCTTCGCGGGGCTGGCGGTCTACCTCCCGCTCAAAGCGCAGCTGTGGAACATCGGCGCGGAGGGCCAACTGTTCATGGGCGCGGTCGTCGGGACCTGGATCGGATTGAACGTGTCGCTGCCGATGATCGGGCTCCTCCCGCTGATGTTCGTCGGAGCCGGCGCCGCGGGCGCGCTCTGGATCGCCGTGCCAGCGTGGCTCCGCGCACGCTGGGGCATCAACGAGATCATCACCACGCTGTTGTTCACCTTCGTCGCCGCCGACATCAAGAACTACGTCGTCCGGGGGCCGATGCAGGCTCCCGGCGCGAACTTCCCGCAGACCGCACAGCTCCCGGTCGCCGGGCAACTGCCGACCGTCCCCGGCGTCGGGCTCCCCGTCGGGGTGCTCCTCGCCGTCGTCTTCGTCGCGCTGACGTACCTGCTCGTCAACCACACCCGGCTGGGGTTCGAGATCACCTTCATCGGGGCCAACGACGAGGCGGCCGAACAGGCCGGGATGAGCACCTCGAAGATCTACCTGTTCGTGCTCATGGTCGGCGGGGCGTTCGCCGGGTTCGCCGGCATCAGCGAGATCTCCGGCGTCCAGACGCGGCTGCGCGCCTTCTTCGCGCCGGGGTACGGCTTCACCGCGATCCCCATCGCCCTGCTCGGCCGCAACGGCGCGTTTCAGGTGTTGCTCGCCGCGCTCTTTTTCGCCGTGATCTTCGTCGGCGGGTCGAGCGTCCAGACGCTCATGAGCGTCCCCGCCGCCATCGTCGACGTCATCCAGGCGCTCATCATCCTCTTTTTGATCACCGCCGAGTTCTTCAAGCGCTACAGCGTGGCGCTCTCGGTCGGTCGAAAGCCCGGCCCGGAGCCACAGGCCGCCGCGCGGGCGGAGCCGGAGGGTGAGCTCTGA